The proteins below come from a single Anguilla rostrata isolate EN2019 chromosome 3, ASM1855537v3, whole genome shotgun sequence genomic window:
- the myoz3a gene encoding myozenin-2 has protein sequence MQAPYGDLTRQRKQQAMALSNEARGGHLNLGKKISVPRDIMMEELHLPANRGSRMFQERLKRVEMFTLENAANPPNRCPVVNHIQMSQNAQGGKENVRTEMTIQPRKMLVTTLDKTVAKKGSPNVIAPGYSGPLKEMPTEKFNVTAYPRGYCSPWSEALGQRGDLQITLNLPLPETPPQKQYITHYRCFNRAPIPFTRVAEAPRLVPTPRIEPVEVQSEPIQAPQHAGMRPNFNRAPRGWGMNYNPESNEL, from the exons ATGCAAGCGCCGTACGGTGACCTGACCAGGCAGAGGAAACAACAGGCCATGGCTTTGAGCAACGAAGCCAGAggag gcCATCTCAACCTCGGGAAGAAGATCAGTGTTCCCAGGGACATTATGATGGAGGAGCTGCATCTGCCAGCGAACCGAGGATCTCGCATGTTTCAGGAGCGACTGAAGAGGGTGGAGATGTTCACCTTGGAGAACGCAGCGAACCCGCCCAACCGT TGTCCAGTCGTGAATCACATCCAGATGTCCCAAAACGCACAGGGGGGCAAAGAGAATGTTCGCACGGAGATGACAATCCAGCCCAGGAAAATGTTGGTGACCACTCTGGACAAGACAGTGGCCAAGAAGGGCAGCCCAAATGTTATCGCCCCCG gttatTCCGGACCCCTGAAGGAGATGCCCACGGAGAAGTTCAACGTGACGGCGTACCCCAGGGGCTACTGTTCCCCATGGAGTGAGGCGCTAGGCCAGCGTGGGGATCTGCAGATCACTCTCAACCTCCCTTTGCCTGAGACCCCTCCCCAGAAACAGTACATTACCCACTACAGGTGCTTCAACAG AGCCCCGATACCTTTTACCCGAGTGGCAGAAGCTCCGCGGTTGGTCCCCACGCCCCGGATCGAGCCCGTGGAGGTCCAGAGCGAGCCCATCCAGGCCCCGCAGCACGCGGGCATGCGCCCAAACTTCAACCGCGCCCCCCGCGGCTGGGGCATGAACTACAACCCAGAGTCCAACGAGCTGTGA
- the LOC135249697 gene encoding pre-mRNA-splicing factor RBM22-like — MATSLGANTYNRQNWEDADFPILCQTCLGENPYIRMTKEKYGKECKICARPFTVFRWCPGVRMRFKKTEVCQTCSKMKNVCQTCLLDLEYGLPIQVRDTGLSIKDDMPKSDVNKEYYTQNMERELQNSDGSRGPVGLLGKAPSSSDMLLKLARTTPYYKRNRPHICSFWVKGECKRGEECPYRHEKPTDPDDPLADQNIKDRYYGINDPVADKLLKRASTMPRLDPPEDRSITTLYVGGLGDSITDTDLRRSSPRNLHTHHQPAQLTLSALCSFGYRYPNSIAGMEIPGAECFASALSLLVNLGSSALGQEERRAVCIRAFVFENVMKLQRVQLTCLFVHPSICLRSQAARGKERDRDGVSETGMKLEPVPGLPAALPPPPSSEEEAPANYFNLGPSTSPAVMNMALPPPPGIGNPPPPGFGPPMFHSMGSMGPPPPPPLSMRPPGHIHYPSQDPQRMGAHASRHGGS; from the exons GACTTTCCCATCTTGTGTCAAACATGTCTGGGGGAGAACCCTTACATTCGGATG aCAAAAGAGAAATATGGAAAGGAATGTAAG ATCTGTGCCCGCCCCTTCACGGTGTTCCGCTGGTGCCCGGGGGTGCGGATGCGCTTCAAGAAGACGGAGGTGTGCCAGACCTGCAGCAAGATGAAGAACGTGTGCCAGACCTGCCTGCTGGACCTGGAGTACG GCTTGCCGATCCAGGTCCGTGACACGGGCCTGTCAATCAAAGACGATATGCCGAAGTCTGACGTAAATAAGGAATACTACACCCAGAACATGGAGAGAGAG CTCCAGAATTCGGACGGGTCGCGGGGTCCCGTGGGGCTCCTGGGCAAGGCGCCCAGCTCCAGCGACATGCTCCTGAAACTGGCGCGGACCACGCCCTACTACAAGAGGAACCGCCCCCACATCTGCTCCTTCTGGGTGAAGGGAGAGTgcaagagaggggaggagtgtCCTTACAG GCACGAGAAGCCGACGGACCCCGACGACCCGCTGGCCGACCAGAACATCAAGGACCGGTACTACGGCATCAACGACCCGGTGGCCGACAAGCTGCTGAAGCGGGCCTCCACCATGCCCCGCCTGGACCCCCCCGAGGACCGGTCCATCACCACGCTGTACGTGGGCGGGCTGGGGGACAGCATCACCGACACCGACCTCAG GCGCAGCTCGCCCCGGAACCTTCACACTCATCATCAACCTGCGCAGCTCACC CTTTCCGCACTCTGTAGCTTCGGCTACCGCTATCCAAATTCCATTGCCGGGATGGAAATTCCGGGTGCAGAATGTTTTGCATCTGCTTTGTCTTTGTTAGTTAATTTGGGTTCCTCCGCACTGGGGCAGGAGGAAAGGAGAGCAGTATGTATTAgagcttttgtttttgaaaatgtgatgaAACTGCAGCGTGTGCAACTGACTTGTCTGTTTGTCCATCCGTCCATCTGTCTCAGGTCCCAGGCAGCCCGGGGGAAGGAGCGGGACAGGGACGGAGTGAGTGAGACGGGGATGAAACTGGAGCCAGTACCGGGCCTTCCAGCAG ctctccccccgcccccctcatcGGAGGAGGAAGCCCCCGCCAACTACTTCAACCTGGGGCCCAGCACCTCCCCGGCGGTCATGAACATGGCGCTCCCTCCCCCACCGGGGATCggcaaccctccccccccag GTTTTGGGCCGCCAATGTTCCATTCCATGGGTTCGATgggtcctccccctccccctcccctgtccatGAGACCTCCCGGCCACATCCACTACCCTTCCCAGGATCCTCAGCGCATGGGCGCCCACGCCAGCCGCCATGGTGGCTCCTAG